TGGGCGTAGGTGGCAGGCGGTGCGCCGCGCCGGGCGAAGGCCAGGACGTGCCGGATCCGCCGCGGGGACAGGTGCGCCATCGGCAGGGCGATCGCCACCGCGACCCGCGCGGCCACCCGGGTGCGCAGCGGCGGCCGGTCCGCCGCGAACAGCGTTTCCGGCGTGCTCATCGCCGCACCACCAGGCCCGCCCGCAGGAGTTCCTCGATGACGGCGCGGACATCGCTCACGGCCTGCTCCTGGTCCCCGTCCGCCTCCGGGAGCAGAGCGCGCGCGATGGCCGGCTCCGTCGCGCCGTCCAGACTCATCCGCAGCGTGCGGAGGCCGCTCTCGTTCAAATGCCAGTACTGGCCGGATCTTTCGTCCAGCAGCACGCCGCTGCCGTCCTCGGCGTCGGTCAGCGACACGTGGTCGCGCAGCCGGATCGTCATGGCTTGGCCTCCGTGGTGACGAGCTGCTCCTGATCGCGTAGCCACCGTTCGGTGCTGGCGGTGGTGGAGATGGCGTACGGGGTGAACATCCGCATCTGGAAACCGCTGCAGATCTCCCGCAGCACCCGGGGATCGATCAGCCCGAGCCGGCCGAGCCGCGAATCCTCGCACAACGCCACCAACTTCTCCGCGTTGGTGCGCAGACCGGCGTGCTCCACATTGGACCCTTCGGCCTTGGTCGACCGCGCCAGGCACCGATCCGGCACGATCCCGCGCATCGCGGCCAC
This portion of the Saccharopolyspora antimicrobica genome encodes:
- a CDS encoding lasso peptide biosynthesis PqqD family chaperone; the protein is MTIRLRDHVSLTDAEDGSGVLLDERSGQYWHLNESGLRTLRMSLDGATEPAIARALLPEADGDQEQAVSDVRAVIEELLRAGLVVRR